From Tripterygium wilfordii isolate XIE 37 chromosome 16, ASM1340144v1, whole genome shotgun sequence, one genomic window encodes:
- the LOC119980533 gene encoding clathrin interactor EPSIN 3-like isoform X5 has protein sequence MKKAFGQTVRDLKREVNKKVLKVPGIEQKVLDATNNESWGPHGSLLSDIAQASKNYHEYQMIMAVLWKRINDIGKNWRHVYKALIVLEYLVAHGSERVIEEIREHAYQTSTLSDFRYIDSSGRDQGNNVRKKSQSLVVLVNDKEKIIEVRQKASVNRDNGSGAKADDQHQDGRRPEQNTGAPPSYEEAIGESRSPIYGERDGEASASSVPRASSPPAANNLSQANVGVGTSESPESQKVEAFDEFDPRGSVSASPTQNSAPFTSSSAATPTGTNNREVDLLGSLSDSFPPNPLAVMPAASAATASETVGQAKMISGSTLDTTLPASTVINQSFEDPFGDSPFKAIPSADSAPPAQQSSGSAAPFQLAMDQNAEMPQPSVTNAGAVTNFDFADSFSAITYPTSSAPGAQQPSENSQFLPEELSAVHQETDILADILPPAGRPPLPVALHGAFSGPADQPQPNADVQRNFQQEAGSLAPVAANMGPQAPSGLITQFNGGGFVSHGGPTAPAASYMPLQIQSGPPAQHLTHGSAAPISLEYTHQTTNGLGTQYTNGSFLPQQVYAASPPPQTAHHAPGAPPAHFNNGNFTPQQFSGAPATSQIAPQTTAGPAVHHNNDFLGNMFAQGPNTPITSQPASISSTGSLAIAPQSKDKFETKSAVWNDTLSRGLVNLNISGPKINPLADIGVDFDSINRKEKRMEKTSATPVISTISMGKAMGSGSGMGRTGAGALRPPSNPMVSPGMGMGMGGGPGAGMGMGGGPGAGMGMGGYPVMNRPMGMGMNMGMGMNMGQGVNMQPQTGFPPGSTMPSGYNPMMGTGGYNPMMGPGGYPQQPYGGGYR, from the exons ATGAAGAAAGCCTTTGGTCAAACTGTTAGGGACTT AAAGAGAGAGGTCAATAAAAAAGTGCTCAAAGTTCCTGGAATCGAGCAGAAG gTTCTTGATGCGACAAACAATGAGTCCTGGGGTCCTCATGGATCACTTCTCTCAGATATTGCTCAGGCTTCCAAAAATTA TCATGAATACCAGATGATCATGGCAGTATTATGGAAAAGGATTAACGATATTGGCAAGAACTGGCGGCATGTGTACAAG GCCTTGATTGTTTTGGAATACCTAGTTGCCCATGGTTCAGAGCGTGTAATTGAGGAAATTAGAGAACACGCATATCAAACATCG ACATTGTCAGATTTCCGATATATTGATTCCAGTGGAAGAGACCAGGGAAACAATGTCAGGAAGAAATCTCAAAGTCTTGTGGTCCTGGTAAATGATAAAgagaaaataattgaagttaGACAGAAGGCCTCTGTTAACAGGGACAA TGGCAGTGGTGCCAAAGCTGACGACCAACATCAAGATGGAAG GCGGCCTGAGCAAAATACTGGTGCTCCTCCTAGCTATGAGGAAGCTATTGGTGAATCTAGGAGCCCCATTTATGGTGAAAG GGATGGAGAAGCGTCAGCGTCATCTGTTCCCAGGGCTTCTTCTCCTCCTGCGGCAAATAATCTTAGCCAAGCAAATGTTGGCGTTGGGACTTCTGAATCTCCTGAAAGCCAGAAAGTTGAGGCATTCGATGAATTTGATCCGCGTGGTTCTGTTTCAG CTTCCCCCACTCAAAATAGTGCCCCCTTTACCTCAAGCAGTGCTGCAACTCCAACTGGCACAAATAATAGGGAAGTTGACTTACTTGGTTCCCTTTCAGATTCATTCCCTCCAAACCCATTGGCCGTCATGCCAGCTGCATCTGCAGCCACGGCCTCTGAAACTGTCGGGCAGGCTAAGATGATTTCAGGATCCACACTTGATACCACGCTGCCTGCATCCACGGTCATTAATCAG TCTTTTGAAGACCCTTTTGGTGACTCTCCTTTCAAAGCCATCCCTTCTGCAGACTCTGCTCCTCCAGCACAACAAAGTTCGGGTTCCGCAGCTCCTTTTCAGCTTGCCATGGATCAAAATGCTGAAATGCCCCAGCCATCTGTGACAAATGCTGGTGCAGTCACTAATTTTGACTTTGCAGACTCCTTTTCTGCCATAACTTACCCTACATCTAGTGCCCCTGGCGCTCAACAGCCTTCAGAGAACTCACAGTTTTTGCCTGAAGAACTGTCTGCTGTGCATCAAGAAACTGATATCTTGGCAGATATTCTCCCACCAGCTGGTCGTCCACCACTTCCAGTAGCTTTGCACGGAGCCTTTTCAGGTCCCGCTGACCAACCTCAACCAAATGCTGATGTGCAAAGGAATTTCCAACAGGAGGCCGGTTCTTTGGCTCCAGTGGCTGCAAACATGGGTCCTCAGGCTCCTTCAGGACTAATTACCCAATTCAATGGTGGGGGTTTCGTTTCGCATGGAGGACCTACAGCTCCTGCTGCATCATACATGCCTCTACAAATTCAATCTGGACCTCCTGCACAGCATCTTACACATGGTTCTGCGGCCCCTATTTCTCTAGAATATACTCATCAGACCACAAATGGACTTGGTACCCAGTATACCAATGGAAGCTTCCTTCCCCAACAGGTTTATGCCGCCTCACCTCCTCCACAAACTGCTCATCATGCCCCTGGTGCACCACCTGCACATTTTAACAATGGAAACTTCACTCCACAGCAGTTTTCTGGAGCCCCTGCTACTTCACAAATTGCTCCTCAAACTACAGCTGGACCAGCTGTACATCATAACAATGATTTTTTAGGTAACATGTTTGCTCAAGGCCCAAACACTCCCATAACTTCACAGCCTGCGAGCATATCTTCTACAGGATCACTTGCCATAGCTCCTCAGTCCAAGGACAAGTTTGAAACTAAGTCGGCAGTTTGGAATGATACATTGAGTAGAGGGCTGGTCAATTTGAATATATCTGGAC CTAAAATTAATCCATTGGCAGATATTGGAGTTGATTTTGATTCAATCAACCGTAAGGAGAAGAGGATGGAGAAAACCAGTGCCACTCCCGTCAtatctactatctccatgggtAAAGCtatgggatctggttcgggaaTGGGCCGAACAGGTGCTGGTGCTCTTAGGCCTCCATCAAATCCTATGGTGAGTCCTGGCATGGGAATGGGCATGGGTGGAGGTCCTGGTGCAGGTATGGGCATGGGTGGAGGTCCTGGTGCAGGTATGGGCATGGGTGGCTATCCTGTCATGAATCGACCCATGGGCATGGGTATGAACATGGGCATGGGAATGAATATGGGGCAAGGAGTCAATATGCAACCGCAAACTGGCTTCCCACCCGGTTCAACCATGCCCAGTGGTTATAACCCTATGATGGGCACTGGTGGGTATAACCCAATGATGGGCCCTGGTGGTTATCCTCAACAACCATATGGCGGTGGCTACAGATGA